One Myxococcus stipitatus DNA segment encodes these proteins:
- a CDS encoding PilZ domain-containing protein, which yields MRLKVAYQSPQSLVGEYTRSVGQGGVTLETRRGLPLGTRFTFELHARGVSRPVEVHGEVVQVQPPREERGYLLTVRYGAGEDRTALDAMIQRIFSVQEREGLRRFPRLPLHLRALEAAPFAPGFVVRDISRGGVGLEVQAAALPRHVRVGTPFLLEMDLTEGALLLHGEVVWTSSVPRKNTNTVTPGLGATFGRLRPEMQRRLEALLALESLPPAPWKARVSFGMDAVTRMP from the coding sequence GTGCGACTGAAAGTGGCCTATCAGAGCCCACAGTCCCTGGTGGGGGAGTACACGCGCAGCGTGGGTCAAGGCGGCGTCACGTTGGAGACGCGCCGGGGCCTGCCGCTGGGGACGCGCTTCACCTTCGAGCTGCATGCGCGGGGGGTCTCCAGGCCCGTGGAGGTCCATGGCGAGGTGGTGCAGGTCCAACCCCCCCGCGAGGAGCGGGGCTACCTGCTCACGGTGCGCTACGGGGCGGGCGAGGACCGCACCGCGCTGGACGCGATGATCCAACGCATCTTCTCCGTCCAGGAGCGGGAGGGGCTGCGGCGCTTCCCGCGGCTGCCCCTGCACCTGCGCGCGCTGGAGGCGGCGCCGTTCGCGCCGGGCTTCGTGGTGCGCGACATCTCCCGGGGCGGCGTGGGGCTGGAGGTCCAGGCGGCCGCCCTGCCCCGCCACGTGCGGGTGGGGACGCCGTTCCTGCTGGAGATGGACCTGACGGAGGGCGCGCTGCTCTTGCACGGCGAGGTGGTGTGGACCTCGTCGGTGCCCCGGAAGAACACCAACACGGTGACGCCGGGGCTGGGCGCGACCTTCGGGCGGCTGCGGCCGGAGATGCAGCGGCGGCTGGAGGCGCTGCTCGCCCTGGAGTCCCTGCCCCCCGCGCCCTGGAAGGCGCGGGTGAGCTTCGGGATGGACGCCGTCACGCGGATGCCGTGA
- a CDS encoding STAS domain-containing protein — protein MNQVLEVRRRAASALAGAERVETLMLEGELSEQDLLDVCDDLTRRMQRGLRQVVVDLSDVGHLNYKGVKPLMTRAEAFRRTGGDLKLSGLSPYLAAIFRAAGAHDAFEIYPHMNDARAAFALARAPFV, from the coding sequence ATGAATCAGGTTCTGGAGGTGCGGCGAAGGGCGGCGAGCGCGCTGGCGGGTGCCGAGCGCGTGGAGACGCTGATGCTCGAGGGCGAGCTGAGCGAGCAGGACCTGCTGGACGTCTGCGACGACCTCACCCGGCGCATGCAGCGGGGCCTGCGCCAGGTGGTGGTGGACCTGTCCGACGTGGGGCACCTGAACTACAAGGGCGTCAAGCCGCTGATGACGCGCGCGGAGGCCTTCCGCCGCACCGGTGGCGACCTGAAGCTGTCCGGGCTGTCGCCGTACCTGGCCGCCATCTTCCGCGCGGCCGGCGCGCACGACGCCTTCGAAATCTACCCGCATATGAACGACGCCCGCGCCGCCTTCGCCCTCGCGCGGGCTCCCTTCGTCTGA
- the rsmH gene encoding 16S rRNA (cytosine(1402)-N(4))-methyltransferase RsmH — MGDLDFQHQTVLLREAVELLQPGAGKVIIDGTLGGGGHTEALLARGASVVGVDRDPVALAAASARVGPSARFQPRQGNFADLPRVAADLLPVDGVLVDLGVSSPQLDVAERGFSFNKDGPLDMRMGPDGPTAAELIATTDEAELVRILKEYGEEPFARPIARELKRALPTRTLEAAEVVKRAVPRKAWPTRIHVATRTFQALRMAVNGELEALDALLFALPGLLKVGGRAAVISFHSLEDRKVKESFRALAGQCTCPPGLPVCACQSVGDFQVVTKKAVAASEEEVEANPRSRSAHLRVVEKVR, encoded by the coding sequence GTGGGGGACTTGGACTTCCAGCACCAGACGGTCCTTCTGCGTGAAGCGGTGGAGCTGCTGCAGCCGGGAGCGGGCAAGGTGATCATCGACGGCACACTGGGTGGTGGTGGCCACACGGAGGCGCTCCTGGCCCGGGGTGCGTCCGTGGTGGGCGTCGACCGCGACCCGGTGGCGCTCGCCGCCGCCTCCGCCCGCGTGGGCCCCAGCGCCCGCTTCCAGCCGCGCCAGGGCAACTTCGCGGACCTGCCCCGCGTGGCCGCGGACCTGCTCCCGGTGGACGGCGTGCTGGTGGACCTGGGCGTCTCCTCGCCCCAGCTCGACGTGGCCGAGCGCGGCTTCTCCTTCAACAAGGACGGCCCGCTGGACATGCGCATGGGGCCGGACGGGCCCACCGCCGCGGAGCTCATCGCCACCACGGACGAGGCGGAGCTCGTGCGCATCCTCAAGGAGTACGGCGAGGAGCCCTTTGCGCGGCCCATCGCCCGCGAGCTCAAGCGCGCGCTGCCCACGCGCACGCTGGAGGCCGCGGAGGTGGTCAAGCGCGCGGTGCCGCGCAAGGCGTGGCCCACCCGCATCCACGTGGCCACCCGGACGTTCCAGGCGCTGCGCATGGCGGTCAACGGGGAGCTGGAGGCGCTGGACGCGCTGCTCTTCGCGCTGCCGGGCCTCCTCAAGGTGGGGGGGCGCGCCGCCGTCATCTCCTTCCATTCGCTGGAGGACCGGAAGGTGAAGGAGTCCTTCCGCGCGCTGGCGGGGCAGTGCACGTGCCCGCCCGGCCTGCCGGTGTGCGCCTGCCAGAGCGTGGGCGACTTCCAGGTGGTGACGAAGAAGGCCGTGGCCGCCTCGGAGGAAGAGGTGGAGGCCAACCCCCGCTCTCGAAGCGCGCACCTGCGCGTGGTGGAGAAAGTGCGATGA
- the mraZ gene encoding division/cell wall cluster transcriptional repressor MraZ — protein sequence MFRGVYEHQIDGKGRTSLPAKLRETLVGAYDERLIVTTALDRCLHAYPVREWEALEASLARRNPMEPGVKTLMRLYVASAQECPLDRLGRLLIPPSLRTYAGLEKDVVWAGMVKVIELWSREGWAKAQEEARQEAASADVMKVLSELRHQ from the coding sequence GTGTTCCGAGGCGTCTATGAGCACCAGATCGACGGGAAGGGGCGGACCAGCCTCCCGGCGAAGCTCCGGGAGACGCTGGTGGGGGCGTACGACGAGCGGCTCATCGTCACGACGGCGCTGGACCGGTGCCTGCACGCGTACCCGGTGCGGGAGTGGGAGGCGCTGGAGGCCTCACTCGCCCGGCGCAATCCCATGGAGCCCGGGGTGAAGACGCTGATGCGCCTGTACGTGGCCAGCGCCCAGGAGTGCCCGCTGGATCGGCTGGGGCGGTTGCTGATTCCCCCCTCGCTCCGGACCTACGCGGGGTTGGAGAAGGACGTGGTGTGGGCGGGGATGGTGAAGGTCATCGAACTCTGGAGCCGCGAGGGCTGGGCCAAGGCCCAGGAAGAGGCCCGCCAGGAGGCGGCCTCCGCGGACGTGATGAAGGTGCTCTCCGAGCTGCGGCATCAATAG
- a CDS encoding phosphatase domain-containing protein: protein MAFAAPGVLLAPVLGRPDGVSLHGRVLKEAPGEGSSALSRNVRRLAARNWEGAKVEVDFQGVVATVTSGHDGYFEVNLRPPEGGRFAVGASRAQARVGEVSTSARVEVVEDARALLVVSDFDDTLAVTEVTKPTKLVSSALLKDAGTQPVVPGMAAFYGCLRGGQGAPAFALVSGSPIQYLSRVEGFLSRHGFPEGFGVYLRDIGPGTLSGYKQPLIRRLLQQFDAPVVLVGDSGEKDPEVYAQIREEFPGRVRAVYIRDAGRTKDASRFRDMVLFKAPREAAEHAVGAGLADAACVSAAFVKAAPATAAPTPP, encoded by the coding sequence ATGGCATTCGCGGCTCCCGGGGTGCTGCTGGCGCCCGTGTTGGGGCGGCCGGACGGAGTCTCGCTCCATGGGCGCGTCCTGAAAGAGGCACCGGGCGAGGGAAGCTCCGCGCTGTCGAGAAACGTACGGCGGCTGGCGGCGCGCAACTGGGAGGGGGCGAAGGTGGAGGTGGACTTCCAGGGCGTGGTGGCGACGGTGACGAGCGGGCATGACGGGTACTTCGAGGTGAACCTCCGGCCGCCGGAGGGAGGCCGCTTCGCGGTGGGCGCGTCGCGGGCGCAGGCGCGGGTGGGCGAGGTGTCGACGAGCGCGAGGGTGGAGGTGGTGGAGGACGCGCGCGCGCTGCTGGTGGTGTCCGACTTCGACGACACGCTGGCGGTGACGGAGGTGACGAAGCCGACGAAGCTGGTTTCGTCCGCGCTGTTGAAGGACGCGGGCACGCAGCCGGTGGTGCCGGGCATGGCGGCGTTCTATGGCTGCCTGCGGGGAGGGCAGGGCGCGCCGGCGTTCGCGCTGGTGAGTGGCTCGCCCATCCAGTACCTGTCGCGCGTGGAGGGCTTCCTGTCGCGCCACGGCTTCCCGGAGGGCTTCGGCGTGTACCTGCGGGACATCGGGCCGGGGACGCTGTCCGGCTACAAGCAGCCGCTCATCCGCCGGCTCCTCCAGCAGTTCGACGCGCCGGTGGTGCTGGTGGGGGACTCCGGGGAGAAGGACCCGGAGGTGTACGCGCAGATTCGCGAGGAGTTCCCCGGCCGGGTGAGGGCCGTCTACATCCGCGACGCCGGGCGGACGAAGGACGCGAGCCGCTTCCGGGACATGGTCCTGTTCAAGGCACCGCGCGAGGCGGCCGAGCATGCCGTGGGCGCGGGGCTCGCCGACGCGGCCTGCGTCTCCGCCGCGTTCGTGAAGGCCGCTCCGGCGACGGCGGCGCCGACGCCTCCGTGA
- a CDS encoding protein kinase domain-containing protein: MEHPPEGLYFGKYKLLERIATGGMAEIYRARMTAAAGVTKPVVIKKILPGYEDQSAFVSMFVNEARIAVELSHGNIAQVFDFGEVDGQYFIAMEWVDGHPLSRVLRRAREKGLYTLPQPLALLVMVEVLKGLAYAHTRLDDRGRPLRIIHRDVSPQNVLLSYEGQVKLVDFGIARARLASGAEPDETDAKGKYAYFAPEQARGRELDARTDIFAAGTVLYEALCGRLPFEGSVSDVMRKIALGDFPRPRELQPDIPPALERILLTALAVERDQRYPTAEAFAEALTRYLHTASPDVSTSALGHFMGYLFETELVADGRPVLLPREFLAQMSRWSRGAAERRPTRTLTPLALEETPPAPPPASAPQRAAAPGEGRRERTTQPIPAVPDGAAPAPAPAEPPPATTAAPRPAPVVPVPLAPGPTAPTSSRLPRAVMLGAPVLAAVMASLAVTLLGREGTFSVELSSSPPGAAIRVDGRPLESPTPALITHLAADGEHLLEVVVPGMVPWSQVVRAEHGTTLAVHARLHPRLNTSSTGGSAEKARGKPPLQDADMPVGAIRLSAVSHAFRVPTSQAVHVLLDPTRAYLVRVEGRMSLGGPSPVEEAAYFLEGDARLAAHDSFGILAAEEQLVRHTRVLHVFVPGGRGEDVRGALLVRIREQGGAALPPVRLDARHHAVRLSRADRFALHALDPDTPYDVVLRYTAEPARTRGPEGGPVGRVLGLMGLGRGPEDAVPTGLAVLEVGRPLRLRGINWLALTFPDDHLTDNTGTLLVEVFPAAQPPGSQAPGREAPSPPAR; the protein is encoded by the coding sequence GTGGAGCACCCGCCCGAAGGGCTCTATTTCGGCAAGTACAAGTTGCTCGAGCGCATCGCGACGGGCGGAATGGCGGAGATCTACCGCGCCCGCATGACGGCCGCCGCGGGGGTGACCAAGCCGGTCGTCATCAAGAAGATCCTCCCCGGCTACGAGGACCAGAGCGCCTTCGTCTCCATGTTCGTGAACGAGGCGCGCATCGCCGTGGAGCTGAGCCACGGCAACATCGCCCAGGTCTTCGACTTCGGAGAGGTCGACGGGCAGTACTTCATCGCCATGGAGTGGGTGGACGGGCATCCGCTGTCCCGGGTGCTGCGGCGGGCCCGGGAGAAGGGGTTGTACACGCTTCCCCAGCCGCTGGCGTTGCTGGTGATGGTGGAGGTCCTCAAGGGGCTGGCCTACGCCCACACGCGGCTGGATGACCGGGGGCGCCCGCTGCGCATCATCCACCGCGACGTCAGCCCGCAGAACGTGCTGCTCAGCTACGAGGGCCAGGTGAAGCTGGTGGACTTCGGCATCGCGCGGGCCCGGCTGGCCAGCGGCGCCGAGCCCGACGAGACGGACGCCAAGGGCAAGTACGCGTACTTCGCGCCCGAGCAGGCCCGGGGCCGGGAGCTGGACGCGCGCACGGACATCTTCGCGGCGGGCACCGTCCTCTACGAGGCGCTGTGCGGGCGCCTCCCCTTCGAGGGCAGCGTCTCCGACGTGATGAGGAAGATCGCCCTGGGCGACTTCCCACGTCCGCGCGAGCTCCAGCCGGACATCCCCCCGGCCCTGGAGCGCATCCTGCTGACGGCGCTGGCCGTGGAGCGGGACCAGCGCTACCCCACCGCCGAGGCGTTCGCCGAGGCCCTCACCCGCTATCTCCACACCGCCTCGCCGGACGTGTCCACCAGCGCGCTCGGGCACTTCATGGGCTACCTGTTCGAGACGGAGCTCGTCGCGGACGGGCGCCCCGTGCTGCTGCCGCGCGAGTTCCTCGCCCAGATGTCGCGCTGGTCCCGGGGCGCCGCCGAGCGCCGCCCCACGCGCACGCTCACGCCGCTCGCCCTCGAGGAGACGCCCCCCGCTCCGCCTCCCGCGTCCGCGCCGCAACGGGCCGCGGCCCCGGGAGAGGGACGCCGCGAGCGGACCACCCAGCCCATCCCCGCGGTCCCCGACGGCGCGGCGCCGGCGCCGGCCCCCGCCGAGCCTCCGCCCGCGACCACCGCCGCGCCACGGCCCGCGCCCGTCGTGCCCGTGCCCCTGGCGCCGGGGCCGACGGCGCCGACCAGCTCCCGCCTGCCCCGCGCGGTGATGCTGGGCGCGCCCGTCCTCGCGGCGGTGATGGCCTCCCTGGCCGTGACGCTGCTGGGCCGGGAGGGCACCTTCTCCGTGGAGTTGAGCTCCTCGCCGCCCGGGGCCGCCATCCGCGTGGACGGCCGGCCCTTGGAATCCCCCACCCCCGCGCTCATCACCCACCTGGCCGCGGATGGCGAACACCTGCTGGAGGTCGTCGTCCCCGGCATGGTGCCCTGGAGCCAGGTGGTGCGCGCCGAGCACGGCACCACGCTCGCCGTCCACGCCCGCCTCCATCCCCGACTGAACACTTCGTCCACCGGCGGGTCCGCGGAGAAGGCGCGCGGGAAACCGCCCCTCCAGGACGCCGACATGCCGGTGGGCGCCATCCGCCTGTCCGCGGTGAGCCACGCCTTCCGGGTACCCACCTCCCAGGCGGTGCACGTGCTGCTCGACCCGACGCGCGCGTACCTGGTGCGCGTCGAGGGGAGGATGTCGCTCGGCGGCCCCTCCCCCGTGGAGGAGGCCGCGTACTTCCTGGAGGGGGATGCGCGCCTGGCCGCGCACGACTCGTTCGGCATCCTGGCCGCGGAGGAGCAGCTGGTCCGCCACACCCGCGTCCTCCACGTCTTCGTGCCGGGAGGGCGCGGGGAGGACGTCCGTGGCGCGCTCCTGGTGCGCATCCGCGAACAGGGCGGCGCGGCGCTCCCGCCGGTGCGCCTGGACGCGCGCCACCACGCGGTGAGGCTGTCGCGCGCGGACCGCTTCGCCCTCCACGCGCTCGACCCGGACACGCCCTACGACGTCGTGCTGCGCTACACCGCCGAGCCCGCGCGGACCCGGGGCCCGGAGGGTGGCCCCGTGGGACGGGTGCTCGGGCTCATGGGCCTGGGACGGGGGCCCGAGGACGCCGTGCCCACCGGGCTCGCGGTGCTGGAGGTGGGCCGCCCCCTGCGCCTGCGGGGCATCAACTGGCTCGCGCTCACCTTCCCGGACGACCACCTCACCGACAACACCGGCACCCTGCTGGTCGAGGTCTTCCCCGCCGCCCAGCCGCCGGGCAGCCAGGCCCCTGGCAGGGAGGCGCCGTCACCTCCGGCGCGCTAG
- a CDS encoding penicillin-binding protein yields the protein MRDFKATRAPEPNAKWLKLRVRLLFGLFLLLLGVAFGRAVQLQVFEQEKLRGLAQDQYVRQIEIPARRGDIFDRRGAPLAQSVEVDSIWVDPSLLPDVKQASRAMAKALKVDADELFARLTRAKRFAWVKRQAKPAEVSAIQALGLPGLGFTKEPKRFYPQRELGAHVVGMVGMDGKGLEGLELAFEDELSGQNSRMSGFRDAKGRKLMVQGAMDPLERQGAAVTLTLDRHLQYVAEKSLSKAVEEARGIAGMVVVLDPKTGELLALANYPRFNPNTPEASSRAGMRNRAALDTFEPGSTTKPFVVATALDQKAITADSTFFCENGAWRVGRHVINDHGSHGWMAPRGILQTSSNICMAKIAQQLGREKMVAGYHAFGFAERTGLALPGEGRGVIPFPKAEISLATQSFGQGMTATAVQIAAAYGALANDGVLMRPYLVSRVVDPDGVVLLENRPTEVRRAVSAKVAREVVGMLESVVVKGGTATRAAMEEYRVAGKTGTAQKADPVARGYSDKRIASFAGVVPAEDPRVVILVVVDEPKTDVYGGFVAAPAFKEIATAAMAHLAVPPSRTVAPGGAVAAVSATPAAAKPGATKAPEPTRPALEDAVTEAPEPGTVRVPDVQGAGGREAVVKLLAAALEPQVLGSGRVVSQTPAAGALVEKGARVTLELATRQ from the coding sequence GTGAGGGACTTCAAGGCGACCCGGGCCCCGGAGCCCAACGCGAAGTGGCTGAAGCTGCGGGTGAGGCTGCTGTTCGGGCTGTTCCTGCTGCTGCTGGGGGTCGCCTTCGGCCGGGCCGTGCAGCTGCAGGTCTTCGAACAGGAGAAGCTGCGGGGCCTGGCGCAGGACCAGTACGTCCGCCAGATTGAAATCCCCGCCCGCCGGGGCGACATCTTCGACCGGCGCGGCGCGCCGCTGGCCCAGAGCGTGGAGGTGGACTCCATCTGGGTGGACCCGTCCCTCCTGCCCGACGTGAAGCAGGCGTCGCGCGCCATGGCCAAGGCCCTGAAGGTGGACGCCGACGAGCTGTTCGCCCGGCTGACGCGCGCCAAGCGCTTCGCCTGGGTCAAGCGCCAGGCCAAGCCCGCGGAGGTCTCCGCCATCCAGGCCCTGGGGCTCCCCGGCCTGGGCTTCACCAAGGAGCCCAAGCGCTTCTATCCGCAGCGCGAGCTGGGCGCGCACGTGGTGGGCATGGTGGGCATGGACGGCAAGGGCCTGGAGGGCCTGGAGCTGGCCTTCGAGGACGAGCTGTCCGGGCAGAACTCGCGCATGTCCGGCTTCCGCGACGCCAAGGGCCGCAAGCTGATGGTCCAGGGCGCCATGGATCCGCTGGAGCGCCAGGGCGCCGCCGTCACGCTGACGCTGGACCGCCACCTCCAGTACGTCGCGGAGAAGTCGCTCTCCAAGGCGGTGGAGGAGGCCCGGGGCATCGCCGGCATGGTGGTGGTGCTGGACCCCAAGACGGGCGAGCTGCTCGCCCTGGCCAACTACCCCCGCTTCAACCCCAACACCCCGGAGGCCAGCTCCCGGGCGGGCATGCGCAACCGCGCCGCGCTGGACACCTTCGAGCCGGGCTCCACCACCAAGCCCTTCGTGGTGGCCACCGCGCTGGACCAGAAGGCCATCACCGCGGACAGCACCTTCTTCTGCGAGAACGGCGCCTGGCGCGTGGGCCGTCACGTCATCAACGACCACGGCTCCCATGGCTGGATGGCGCCTCGCGGCATCCTCCAGACGTCCTCCAACATCTGCATGGCGAAGATCGCCCAGCAGCTGGGTCGCGAGAAGATGGTGGCCGGCTACCACGCCTTCGGCTTCGCCGAGCGCACCGGCCTGGCGCTGCCCGGCGAGGGCCGCGGCGTCATCCCCTTCCCCAAGGCGGAGATCTCCCTGGCGACGCAGTCCTTCGGCCAGGGCATGACCGCCACCGCCGTCCAGATTGCCGCCGCCTACGGCGCGCTGGCCAACGACGGCGTGCTGATGCGGCCCTACCTGGTGTCCAGGGTCGTCGACCCGGACGGGGTGGTGCTGCTGGAGAACCGCCCCACGGAGGTCCGCCGGGCGGTGTCCGCCAAGGTGGCCCGGGAGGTCGTGGGCATGCTCGAGAGCGTGGTGGTCAAGGGAGGCACCGCCACGCGCGCCGCCATGGAGGAGTACCGGGTCGCCGGCAAGACGGGCACCGCCCAGAAGGCGGACCCGGTCGCCCGGGGGTACTCCGACAAGCGGATTGCTTCCTTCGCGGGTGTCGTACCAGCCGAGGATCCACGCGTGGTCATCCTCGTCGTGGTGGACGAACCCAAGACGGACGTGTACGGGGGGTTCGTGGCTGCCCCTGCTTTCAAGGAAATTGCGACCGCTGCCATGGCCCACCTGGCCGTGCCCCCGTCTCGGACGGTGGCACCCGGGGGGGCCGTGGCCGCCGTGTCCGCGACGCCCGCCGCGGCGAAGCCGGGGGCCACCAAGGCCCCCGAGCCCACCCGGCCGGCGCTCGAGGACGCGGTGACGGAGGCCCCGGAGCCTGGCACGGTGCGTGTGCCGGACGTCCAGGGTGCCGGCGGTCGTGAGGCCGTGGTGAAGCTTCTCGCCGCGGCGTTGGAGCCACAGGTATTGGGAAGTGGACGAGTGGTGTCTCAAACCCCCGCCGCCGGCGCACTGGTGGAGAAGGGGGCCCGGGTGACGCTGGAGCTTGCCACGCGGCAATGA
- a CDS encoding acyl-CoA dehydrogenase family protein: protein MVAQNASSSSRDIPTGGAFLFEEVGASPFLTPEAFTEEQRLFFKTALQFSREQVLSQAQKLEHKDNALLRGLLRKAGELGLLSVDIPEAYGGVGLDKTTSLLLAEAMSLNGSWSVTFGAHTGIGTLPIVWFGNAAQKAKYLPKLATGEWVAAYALTEQGSGSDALGAKTRAVRSPDGKHWLLNGSKLYITNAAFADVFIVFAKVDGDRFTGFIVEKDTPGLTVGPEEHKMGIRGSSTCPLYFEDARVPVENLLGEVGKGHKIAFNILNYGRLKLGAGVIGGMKLQLHNALKFTQERKQFGTPIVRFPLSREKLARMASLVYALESMTYRTAGLVDARLAGRDKAAPDHEGHLLAAVEEYAIESSIMKVYGSEALGQVVDDAVQLHGGAGYIEEYPVERAYRDARINRIFEGTNEINRMLITGMLLKRAVKGDLPLFAVAGNIAEELDRGELPRARTGDALAPQEVAAEVAKRLALHGLRVAAETFGAELENHQEVLAALSDVVMDAFALDSLVTRTRLTARDGALDPLRLALVRLYAFDSIPRAYDRTRRALCATLGGAALEKELKRLGALDVFTPYNPAELRETVMTALEARDGYPVTWD from the coding sequence ATGGTCGCCCAGAACGCGTCTTCGTCGTCGCGGGACATTCCCACCGGTGGTGCCTTCCTCTTCGAGGAGGTCGGCGCCTCGCCCTTCCTCACGCCCGAGGCCTTCACGGAGGAGCAGCGGCTCTTCTTCAAGACGGCGCTCCAGTTCAGCCGGGAGCAGGTGCTCTCCCAGGCACAGAAGCTCGAGCACAAGGACAACGCCTTGCTGCGTGGACTCCTGCGGAAGGCGGGGGAGCTGGGCCTGCTCAGCGTCGACATCCCGGAGGCCTATGGCGGCGTGGGCCTGGACAAGACGACGTCGCTGCTGCTCGCGGAGGCGATGAGCCTCAACGGCTCCTGGTCCGTCACCTTCGGCGCGCACACGGGCATCGGCACGCTGCCCATCGTCTGGTTCGGCAACGCGGCCCAGAAGGCGAAGTACCTGCCGAAGCTGGCCACCGGCGAGTGGGTGGCGGCGTACGCGCTCACGGAGCAGGGCAGCGGCAGCGACGCGCTGGGCGCGAAGACGCGCGCGGTGCGCTCGCCGGACGGCAAGCACTGGCTCCTCAACGGCTCCAAGCTCTACATCACCAACGCGGCCTTCGCGGACGTGTTCATCGTCTTCGCCAAGGTGGACGGAGACCGCTTCACCGGCTTCATCGTGGAGAAGGACACCCCGGGGCTCACCGTGGGGCCGGAGGAGCACAAGATGGGCATCCGTGGCTCGTCCACGTGCCCGCTGTACTTCGAGGACGCGCGCGTGCCCGTGGAGAACCTGCTGGGCGAGGTGGGCAAGGGGCACAAGATCGCCTTCAACATCCTCAATTACGGCCGGCTCAAGCTGGGCGCGGGCGTCATCGGCGGCATGAAGCTGCAGCTGCACAACGCGCTGAAGTTCACGCAGGAGCGCAAGCAGTTCGGCACGCCCATCGTCCGCTTCCCGCTGTCGCGCGAGAAGCTGGCGCGCATGGCGTCGCTCGTCTACGCGCTGGAGAGCATGACGTACCGCACGGCGGGGCTCGTCGACGCGCGGCTGGCCGGCCGGGACAAGGCCGCGCCGGACCACGAGGGCCACCTGCTGGCCGCCGTCGAGGAGTACGCCATCGAGTCGTCCATCATGAAGGTGTACGGGTCGGAGGCGCTCGGGCAGGTCGTCGACGACGCGGTGCAGCTGCACGGCGGCGCGGGCTACATCGAGGAGTACCCCGTCGAGCGCGCCTACCGCGACGCGCGCATCAACCGCATCTTCGAGGGCACCAACGAAATCAACCGCATGCTCATCACCGGCATGCTCCTCAAGCGCGCGGTGAAGGGCGACCTGCCGCTGTTCGCCGTGGCGGGCAACATCGCGGAGGAGCTGGACCGGGGCGAGCTGCCCCGCGCCCGGACCGGGGACGCGCTCGCGCCCCAGGAGGTGGCCGCGGAGGTGGCCAAGCGCCTGGCGCTGCATGGCCTGCGCGTGGCGGCGGAGACCTTCGGCGCGGAGCTGGAGAACCACCAGGAGGTGCTCGCCGCGCTCTCCGACGTGGTGATGGACGCCTTCGCGCTGGACTCGCTGGTGACGCGCACCCGCCTGACGGCGAGGGACGGCGCGCTCGACCCGCTGCGGCTCGCGCTGGTGCGCCTGTACGCGTTCGACAGCATCCCGCGCGCCTACGACAGGACGCGCCGCGCGCTGTGCGCCACGCTCGGGGGCGCCGCGCTGGAGAAGGAGCTCAAGCGGCTCGGCGCGCTCGACGTCTTCACGCCGTACAACCCCGCCGAACTGCGCGAGACGGTGATGACGGCCCTGGAGGCCCGGGACGGCTACCCGGTGACGTGGGACTGA
- the ftsL gene encoding cell division protein FtsL: MSKASSQRGSVSVTGVLLHLLPAVLLFTLFAAVGILHVTSRVMVVDMGYRLSRAEAESRTLTRENDRLKLELATLKAPTRLERVAREQLGMSMPAGSAVVSLGADAPARASASASPDKPGVRVAGRGGAAR; this comes from the coding sequence ATGAGCAAGGCGTCGTCCCAGCGTGGCTCCGTGTCGGTGACCGGCGTGCTGCTGCACCTGCTGCCGGCTGTCCTCCTCTTCACGCTGTTCGCGGCGGTGGGCATCCTCCACGTCACCAGCCGCGTCATGGTGGTGGACATGGGCTACCGCCTGTCGCGCGCGGAGGCGGAGAGCCGCACCCTCACCCGGGAGAACGACCGGCTGAAGCTGGAGCTGGCCACCCTCAAGGCGCCCACGCGCCTGGAGCGCGTCGCGCGCGAGCAGCTCGGCATGTCCATGCCCGCGGGCAGCGCGGTGGTGTCGCTGGGCGCGGACGCCCCGGCGCGCGCCAGCGCCTCCGCCAGCCCCGACAAGCCCGGCGTGCGCGTGGCCGGCCGTGGGGGCGCGGCCCGGTGA